In Myxococcus stipitatus, the following are encoded in one genomic region:
- a CDS encoding efflux RND transporter permease subunit — protein MGEKRWSERFEGAMGQLAARSHRRPVWALVVAVVLTLLGAYFARNLTLSADFVGLLPKAFPSVQDIEKLRKRFGGQGNVVVVGMGAEPEALKRFADDMAPKLALLSEIRYVNYQRPRAFFDEHSLYYVDLEDLKTIQGRIDARITWEKQQANPLFVRLEETPAPSVDFSDIEQKYTGRANQRLSGQGDLYYLNPTERMVVLMAKPRGSAADLGYSKTVVTQVEDFLAQQDLSKYGPGFSTAVTGTFKKKIDQQRVIVGDLARASTLAMVMLLVYLVFHFRSALSVAFTMVPVVAGLGWTYGFVGLAYGQVNLLTGFLAAVLGGLGVEHGIHLLGRYGTLRSEGMDSEAAVHESFRHTGFSALIAALVAALTFLSLALSEFRAFREFGIIAAVGMLVSIFSYVLILPALLGLAARFGWSPRVHAATSGPMAMLGRWLPRSYRGVAVGVGVAVAALISQSYRISFNYDSRTLEDYKQASAVLDQKVNDILGYSQTPVVVLTDSRDMEREVVRQLEARKAARGKDSTIDFVGALEDLVPRQQSEKKAVLEAIHAKLGKLDPERLPEDTRAVLTRALNMSKAQPFTQEDLPTSVRHQFESLDGSTGGVVLVYAGGGVSLSDGEGTRRFSKEVRGLHMPDGSQVSAAGEALILADILDMVSREGPRILAAAVLSVLAAMWLTLGRLRTALICMVPTLLSVAGLVGLMALLDLQFNYLNIMVLPVLVGTTVDAGVHLVQRLGEPGADFISVYAETGRAITGGLLTSAIGFVALVLAKHPGLNSIGDLANLGFGLNLIIVLLGFPALLLLVERWRRKHGARTDEPAQEA, from the coding sequence ATGGGTGAGAAGCGTTGGTCGGAGCGGTTCGAGGGGGCGATGGGCCAACTCGCCGCGCGGAGCCATCGGCGTCCGGTGTGGGCGCTGGTGGTGGCGGTGGTGCTGACGCTGCTCGGGGCTTACTTCGCGAGGAACCTGACGCTCAGCGCGGACTTCGTGGGCCTGTTGCCCAAGGCGTTCCCCAGCGTCCAGGACATCGAGAAGCTGCGCAAGCGCTTCGGCGGCCAGGGCAACGTGGTGGTGGTGGGCATGGGCGCGGAGCCCGAGGCGCTCAAGCGCTTCGCGGACGACATGGCGCCGAAGCTCGCGCTGCTGTCGGAGATTCGCTACGTCAACTACCAGCGCCCGCGCGCCTTCTTCGACGAGCACTCGCTCTACTACGTGGACCTGGAGGACCTGAAGACCATCCAGGGCCGCATCGACGCGCGCATCACCTGGGAGAAGCAGCAGGCCAACCCGCTCTTCGTGCGGCTGGAGGAGACGCCCGCCCCGTCGGTGGACTTCTCCGACATCGAGCAGAAGTACACCGGCCGCGCCAACCAGCGCCTGTCAGGGCAGGGAGACCTGTACTACCTGAACCCCACCGAGCGCATGGTGGTGCTGATGGCGAAGCCGCGGGGCAGCGCCGCGGACCTGGGCTACTCCAAGACAGTCGTGACGCAGGTGGAGGACTTCCTCGCCCAGCAGGACCTGTCCAAGTACGGGCCCGGCTTCTCCACGGCGGTGACGGGGACCTTCAAGAAGAAGATTGACCAGCAGCGGGTCATCGTCGGCGACCTGGCCAGGGCGTCCACGCTGGCCATGGTGATGCTGCTCGTCTACCTGGTCTTCCACTTCCGCAGCGCGCTGTCGGTGGCCTTCACCATGGTGCCGGTGGTCGCGGGCCTGGGGTGGACGTATGGCTTCGTGGGGCTGGCATACGGGCAGGTGAACCTGCTCACGGGCTTCCTCGCGGCGGTGCTGGGCGGCCTGGGCGTGGAGCACGGCATCCACCTGCTGGGGCGGTACGGGACGCTGCGTTCGGAGGGAATGGACTCCGAGGCCGCGGTGCATGAGTCCTTCCGCCACACGGGCTTCTCCGCGCTCATCGCGGCGCTGGTGGCGGCGCTCACCTTCTTGAGCCTGGCCCTGTCGGAGTTCAGGGCGTTCCGCGAGTTCGGCATCATCGCGGCGGTGGGCATGCTGGTGAGCATCTTCTCGTACGTGCTCATCCTGCCGGCGCTCCTGGGGCTGGCGGCGCGCTTCGGCTGGTCGCCGCGGGTGCACGCGGCCACCTCCGGCCCCATGGCGATGCTGGGGCGGTGGCTGCCGCGCTCCTACCGGGGCGTGGCGGTGGGCGTGGGCGTGGCGGTGGCGGCGCTCATCTCGCAGTCGTACCGCATCTCGTTCAACTACGACTCGCGCACGCTGGAGGACTACAAGCAGGCGTCGGCCGTGCTGGACCAGAAGGTCAACGACATCCTGGGCTACTCGCAGACGCCCGTGGTGGTGTTGACGGACTCGCGCGACATGGAGCGCGAGGTGGTCCGCCAGTTGGAGGCGCGCAAGGCGGCGCGGGGCAAGGACTCCACCATCGACTTCGTGGGCGCGCTGGAGGACCTGGTGCCTCGGCAGCAGTCGGAGAAGAAGGCGGTGCTGGAGGCGATTCACGCCAAGCTGGGCAAGCTGGACCCGGAGCGGCTGCCGGAGGACACGCGGGCCGTGCTGACGCGGGCGCTGAACATGTCCAAGGCCCAGCCCTTCACGCAGGAGGACCTGCCCACCAGCGTGCGCCACCAGTTCGAGAGCTTGGATGGGAGCACGGGCGGCGTGGTGCTGGTGTACGCGGGCGGCGGCGTGAGCCTGTCGGACGGCGAGGGCACGCGGCGCTTCTCCAAGGAGGTGCGCGGGCTGCACATGCCGGACGGCAGCCAGGTGTCGGCGGCGGGCGAGGCGCTCATCCTGGCGGACATCCTGGACATGGTGTCCCGCGAGGGCCCTCGCATCCTGGCGGCGGCGGTGTTGAGCGTGCTCGCGGCCATGTGGCTGACGCTGGGGCGGCTGCGCACGGCGCTCATCTGCATGGTGCCCACACTGCTGTCGGTGGCGGGGCTCGTGGGATTGATGGCGCTGTTGGACCTGCAATTCAATTACTTGAACATCATGGTGTTGCCAGTGCTCGTGGGCACCACGGTGGACGCGGGTGTGCACCTGGTGCAGCGGCTGGGGGAGCCGGGCGCGGACTTCATCTCCGTCTATGCGGAGACGGGCCGGGCGATTACGGGCGGCCTGTTGACGAGCGCCATCGGCTTCGTGGCGCTGGTGCTGGCCAAGCACCCGGGGCTGAACTCGATTGGCGACCTGGCGAACCTGGGCTTCGGGCTGAACCTCATCATCGTGCTGCTGGGCTTCCCCGCGCTGCTCTTGCTGGTGGAGCGCTGGCGCCGCAAGCACGGGGCCCGGACGGACGAGCCCGCACAAGAGGCGTGA
- a CDS encoding efflux RND transporter permease subunit, whose amino-acid sequence MRRVEQGLGALAVCGHRRPWLALSLSLALAVVGGVLSLNLRLNANLVDLLPRSFASVQALGELETRFGALGWVAVVGEGADAASLRRFADDMAPKLEKLPGVRFVEKERTGAFFRDKALYFLSEEDLREVYRRLDARLTWEKQQANPLYVRLVDEPPPPLDFSDLEARYIGAGGHKLSASADDYYLDEQAGRVVVLVKPEMTSADLSYSRKIVDEVDGLLDAQDLSKYGPDFRVHITGTFQKKLDQQKQIVRDIAVSSAVATALMLLYLIFHFRGALAVGLVLAPVGVGLSWTYGLVAVLYGQVNLLTGFLGAILGGLGVEHGIHLVGRYLHLRSDGESSEQATRESFTHTGGAALVSALVAALTFFVLGTSRLRAFREFGVIAGIGMLVLIAAYVMVLPALLGLTARWRWKVRRAAVTSRESPAGRMLVRHCTVITAVSVVLVVGLLTQVRRVHFDYNFGTLEDQDLPSFVLDQQVNQIIGYSQTPVVVLTRDTQEEHAMASALARGQHERGKSSTIDFVASLSSLVPQDQARKQAVLQDISRLLEHVPMAKLSPKQREQLTQLREQTRARPFTMKDLPTSVRQQFMGRQGTPGSFVLVYPAVNQSDGQAVRALAREVRGATPPGGGQVSAAGEAMVMADILDLVTHEAPLILGGTTLVVLLAMWMTLGGLRMAVLCLAPTVVSLLSLIGLMPLIGMEFNYLNILIIPVLIGTTVDAGVHLLTRLVSPGSDFVAVYSETGRAIAGGLLTSAMGFGALFLARHPGLNSVGVLATLGFATNLLVMLVAFPALLLMLTERRRKRQRERMDSEVKEQAAAGPSEPELPSP is encoded by the coding sequence ATGCGGCGTGTGGAGCAAGGCCTTGGCGCCCTGGCCGTGTGTGGCCATCGCCGGCCCTGGCTCGCGCTGAGCCTGTCGTTGGCGCTGGCGGTGGTGGGGGGAGTCCTGTCGCTCAATCTCCGCCTCAACGCCAACCTGGTGGACCTGCTTCCGCGCTCCTTCGCGAGCGTGCAGGCCCTGGGTGAGTTGGAGACCCGATTCGGCGCGCTCGGCTGGGTGGCGGTGGTGGGCGAGGGAGCGGACGCCGCCTCGCTCCGCCGCTTCGCGGATGACATGGCGCCCAAGCTGGAGAAGCTGCCCGGAGTCCGCTTCGTGGAGAAGGAGCGCACGGGCGCGTTCTTCCGCGACAAGGCGCTCTACTTCTTGTCGGAGGAGGACCTGAGGGAGGTCTACCGCCGGCTCGACGCGCGGCTCACCTGGGAGAAGCAGCAGGCCAACCCGCTCTACGTGCGGCTGGTGGACGAACCTCCTCCTCCGCTCGACTTCTCCGACCTGGAGGCCAGGTACATCGGCGCGGGGGGCCACAAGCTGTCGGCCTCGGCGGACGACTACTACCTGGATGAGCAGGCGGGCCGCGTCGTCGTGCTCGTCAAACCGGAGATGACGTCGGCGGACCTGTCGTACTCGCGCAAAATCGTGGACGAGGTGGACGGGCTGCTCGACGCGCAGGACCTGTCCAAGTACGGCCCGGACTTCCGGGTGCACATCACCGGCACCTTCCAGAAGAAGCTGGACCAGCAGAAGCAGATTGTCCGCGACATCGCCGTCTCGTCGGCGGTGGCCACGGCGCTGATGCTGCTCTACCTCATCTTCCACTTCCGAGGCGCGCTGGCCGTGGGGCTGGTGCTGGCGCCCGTGGGCGTGGGCCTCTCGTGGACGTACGGGCTGGTCGCCGTGCTCTACGGACAGGTGAACCTGCTCACGGGCTTCCTGGGCGCCATCCTCGGCGGCCTGGGCGTGGAGCACGGCATCCACCTGGTGGGCCGCTATCTGCATCTGCGCTCGGATGGAGAGTCCTCCGAGCAGGCCACGCGCGAGTCCTTCACGCACACCGGTGGCGCGGCGCTGGTGTCCGCGCTGGTGGCGGCGCTCACCTTCTTCGTGCTGGGCACCTCGCGCCTGCGAGCCTTCCGCGAGTTCGGCGTCATCGCGGGCATCGGCATGTTGGTGCTCATCGCCGCGTACGTGATGGTGCTGCCCGCGTTGCTGGGCCTGACGGCGCGCTGGAGATGGAAGGTCCGGCGGGCGGCGGTGACCTCGCGCGAGTCCCCCGCGGGGCGCATGCTGGTGCGTCACTGCACCGTCATCACCGCCGTCTCCGTGGTGCTGGTGGTGGGGCTGCTCACGCAGGTGCGGCGGGTGCACTTCGATTACAACTTCGGCACGCTCGAGGACCAGGACCTGCCCTCGTTCGTGCTGGACCAGCAGGTCAATCAAATCATCGGCTATTCACAGACGCCGGTGGTGGTGCTCACGCGCGACACGCAGGAAGAACATGCGATGGCGTCCGCGCTGGCCCGCGGGCAGCACGAGCGCGGCAAGAGCTCCACCATCGACTTCGTGGCGTCGCTGTCGTCGCTCGTGCCCCAGGACCAGGCGCGCAAGCAGGCCGTGCTCCAGGATATCTCCCGGCTCCTCGAACACGTGCCCATGGCGAAGCTGAGCCCGAAGCAGCGCGAGCAACTCACGCAACTGCGCGAGCAGACGCGGGCCCGGCCCTTCACGATGAAGGACCTGCCCACCAGCGTGAGGCAGCAGTTCATGGGGCGGCAGGGGACTCCGGGCAGCTTCGTGCTGGTGTACCCGGCGGTGAATCAATCGGATGGCCAGGCCGTGCGCGCGCTGGCGCGCGAGGTGCGCGGTGCCACGCCGCCAGGGGGAGGACAGGTGTCCGCCGCGGGCGAGGCCATGGTGATGGCGGACATCCTGGACCTGGTGACCCACGAGGCGCCGCTCATCCTCGGCGGCACGACGCTGGTGGTGCTCCTGGCCATGTGGATGACGCTGGGGGGCCTGCGGATGGCGGTGCTGTGCCTGGCGCCAACGGTGGTGTCGCTCCTGTCGCTCATCGGGCTGATGCCGTTGATTGGGATGGAGTTCAACTACCTCAACATCCTCATCATCCCCGTGCTCATCGGGACGACGGTGGACGCGGGCGTGCATCTCTTGACGCGGCTGGTGTCGCCGGGGAGCGACTTCGTCGCGGTGTATTCGGAGACGGGGCGCGCGATTGCCGGCGGCCTGCTGACGAGCGCGATGGGCTTTGGCGCCCTCTTCCTGGCGCGGCACCCCGGCCTCAACTCCGTGGGGGTGCTCGCCACGCTGGGCTTCGCCACCAACCTGCTCGTCATGTTGGTGGCCTTCCCCGCGCTGCTGCTGATGCTGACGGAGCGGCGCAGGAAGCGGCAGCGCGAACGCATGGATTCCGAAGTGAAGGAGCAGGCGGCGGCGGGCCCCTCGGAGCCCGAGCTGCCCTCTCCGTGA
- a CDS encoding Erp protein has translation MAKHMKRWLWAGAMAGTLALGTACSSTESKVLVAQADTSTTQPGTGGAGTTTPNNPTPSTTDPNAAQNAPQNPGTVPATPSQNPGSNPPSGEPIMPGDTSATSPGTTTGDAGIGGASDAGTGGSGVAPVPVVPDDTSGTFQPPSGGAVLDAGTF, from the coding sequence ATGGCGAAGCACATGAAGCGGTGGTTGTGGGCGGGTGCCATGGCGGGAACCCTGGCACTGGGCACGGCGTGCAGCTCCACGGAGTCCAAGGTCCTGGTGGCCCAGGCGGACACCTCGACGACTCAACCCGGAACCGGTGGCGCGGGGACGACGACGCCCAACAACCCGACGCCGAGCACGACGGACCCGAACGCGGCCCAGAACGCGCCGCAGAACCCGGGCACCGTGCCCGCGACGCCCTCACAGAATCCGGGCAGCAATCCGCCCTCGGGGGAGCCCATCATGCCGGGCGACACCTCGGCCACCTCGCCGGGGACCACCACCGGGGACGCGGGCATCGGCGGCGCGAGCGACGCGGGGACGGGTGGCTCCGGCGTCGCGCCGGTTCCGGTCGTCCCGGATGACACGTCCGGCACGTTCCAGCCGCCCTCGGGTGGCGCCGTGTTGGACGCGGGCACGTTCTGA
- a CDS encoding MOSC domain-containing protein: protein MQTQTPRILSLHVGQPREMGTPGAADPLERPWTSGIFKEPVQGPVWLSRTGLAGDGQADLRVHGGPEKAVFAYASAHHAFWRERLGREDLGPGAFGENWVLSGGAEDSVCIGDVLKVGSARVQVSQPRQPCWKPARRWRSKELSLLIQQTGRTGWYYRVLEEGEVRAGDTLELVERPFPRFTIAFANHAMHGQHPEDAAALVDCALLTPRWRESLQRRVVGTPGDDRPRLVGPNQDS from the coding sequence ATGCAGACCCAGACGCCCCGCATCCTCTCGCTCCACGTGGGCCAACCGCGTGAGATGGGCACGCCCGGCGCCGCCGACCCGCTGGAGCGCCCCTGGACCAGCGGCATCTTCAAGGAGCCCGTGCAGGGCCCCGTGTGGCTGTCGCGAACGGGCCTGGCGGGCGATGGGCAGGCGGACCTGCGGGTGCATGGCGGACCGGAGAAGGCGGTCTTCGCGTACGCCTCGGCGCACCATGCGTTCTGGAGGGAGCGGCTGGGCCGCGAGGACCTGGGACCCGGAGCGTTCGGTGAGAACTGGGTGCTCTCCGGCGGCGCGGAGGACAGCGTCTGCATCGGCGACGTGCTGAAGGTGGGGAGCGCCCGCGTGCAGGTGTCGCAGCCGCGTCAGCCCTGCTGGAAGCCCGCGCGGCGGTGGAGGAGCAAGGAGCTGTCGCTGCTCATCCAACAGACCGGACGCACCGGCTGGTACTACCGCGTGCTGGAGGAAGGCGAGGTCCGTGCGGGCGACACGCTGGAGCTCGTGGAGCGCCCCTTCCCCCGGTTCACCATTGCGTTCGCCAATCACGCCATGCACGGGCAGCACCCCGAGGACGCGGCGGCCCTGGTCGACTGTGCCCTCTTGACGCCCCGCTGGAGGGAGTCACTCCAGCGTCGAGTCGTGGGCACTCCCGGGGATGACCGGCCCCGGCTGGTCGGTCCCAACCAGGACAGCTGA
- a CDS encoding zinc ribbon domain-containing protein has translation MSMIQFTRNYTDRSNDYGFQFEFFCDKCGNGHMSPFIASKVGVATGLLRAAGSFFGGTIGRAANAGTHLKDALRGQGWDDAYAEAVEAGKQNFKNCTRCGKWVCPRSCWNEARGMCESCAPDLAEEAASIQAHVAVEQAREKARTVDHVATLDMKQTRTATCPHCAAKVDGGRFCTECGKPLAAQKLSCGKCGTDIPASAKFCPECGSPRSG, from the coding sequence ATGTCGATGATTCAGTTCACGCGCAATTACACGGACCGCTCGAACGACTACGGATTCCAGTTCGAGTTCTTTTGTGACAAGTGCGGCAACGGGCACATGTCGCCCTTCATCGCGAGCAAGGTGGGCGTGGCCACCGGGCTGCTGAGGGCGGCGGGCTCATTCTTCGGGGGAACCATCGGGCGCGCGGCGAACGCGGGCACCCACCTGAAGGACGCGCTGCGAGGCCAGGGCTGGGACGACGCCTACGCCGAGGCGGTGGAGGCCGGGAAGCAGAACTTCAAGAACTGCACCCGGTGCGGCAAGTGGGTGTGTCCCCGCTCGTGCTGGAACGAGGCACGCGGGATGTGTGAGAGCTGCGCGCCGGACCTCGCGGAGGAGGCGGCCTCCATCCAGGCGCATGTCGCGGTGGAGCAGGCGCGTGAGAAGGCGCGCACGGTGGACCACGTCGCAACGCTCGATATGAAACAGACGCGGACCGCGACGTGCCCGCATTGCGCCGCGAAGGTGGATGGCGGCAGGTTCTGCACGGAATGTGGCAAGCCTCTCGCGGCCCAGAAGCTGAGCTGTGGGAAGTGCGGCACCGACATCCCGGCAAGCGCGAAGTTCTGCCCGGAATGTGGTTCACCCCGAAGCGGGTGA
- a CDS encoding class I SAM-dependent methyltransferase yields MTPGWQEEEVRTIYTEIAPAYEALFPVLSRYDHRVERFLAEAVTPGCRVLDVGCGPGLHTRDLDASVSVTGTDLSPEMLELARQSRPSGEWRVHSYYQPLPEEWGCFDVALAVGCLDFCDDLPRVLAHLAQALKPGGRLLFTALERRLGHEAHEAPTREIPTGGPPVTLHLYTFEEAARAVRSAGLQPRAYVHAPGWVQLTEQRTLWFGWWSVERP; encoded by the coding sequence ATGACTCCTGGGTGGCAGGAAGAAGAAGTCCGGACGATCTACACGGAGATTGCCCCCGCCTACGAAGCGCTCTTCCCGGTGCTGAGCCGGTATGACCACCGCGTGGAGCGCTTCCTCGCGGAGGCCGTGACGCCCGGGTGCCGGGTGCTCGACGTGGGCTGTGGACCGGGCCTCCACACTCGAGACCTGGACGCCTCCGTGTCCGTGACGGGGACGGACCTGTCCCCCGAGATGCTGGAGCTCGCGCGGCAATCACGGCCCTCGGGGGAGTGGCGTGTCCACAGCTACTACCAACCGCTCCCCGAGGAGTGGGGGTGCTTCGACGTGGCCCTGGCCGTCGGCTGTCTCGACTTCTGTGACGACCTGCCCCGCGTGCTCGCCCACCTCGCCCAGGCCCTGAAGCCCGGCGGGCGGTTGCTCTTCACCGCGCTGGAGCGGCGCCTTGGACACGAAGCGCATGAGGCCCCGACGCGAGAGATTCCGACCGGAGGCCCTCCGGTGACGCTGCACCTGTATACGTTCGAGGAGGCCGCGCGCGCCGTGCGCTCCGCGGGACTTCAACCTCGCGCCTACGTCCACGCGCCCGGCTGGGTGCAGCTCACCGAGCAGCGGACGTTGTGGTTCGGCTGGTGGAGCGTGGAACGCCCGTGA
- a CDS encoding slipin family protein — protein MGFFMRVDVVQHERVFVLVDEVPTRYLSPGRYRLNHPFRNVRLVRVPTNTLVANLDTELLALVPPSDLQVIDLGPDERAVLYHRGRPSKWLGRGQHQVWLVDTVKVERMDTSSVATVPLRDDVRALVPANDYVEAMAAEGSVVLRYVDGALDAVLPAGRHAAWTVARKVQLAAIDLRERLLHVTGQEVMTKDRVTLRLNLSTAFRVADARRLAVVARTPDDILYLAMQLAAREAVASRTLDELLASREVVAEGLFAEVKGRAESVGLELLRFGIKDIVLPGEMKELLNRVIQAQKEAEANVITRREETAATRSMAQTAKVLAENPLLVRLKELEAYKDLAAKVGQVHLVLGEGAVPSLQLKG, from the coding sequence ATGGGCTTCTTCATGCGTGTGGATGTGGTGCAGCACGAGCGTGTCTTCGTCCTGGTCGACGAGGTCCCGACGCGTTACCTCTCCCCGGGCCGCTACCGCCTGAACCACCCGTTCCGCAACGTGCGCCTCGTCCGCGTGCCCACGAACACGCTCGTGGCCAACCTGGACACGGAGCTGCTCGCCCTCGTTCCTCCGTCGGACCTCCAGGTCATCGACCTGGGCCCCGACGAGCGCGCCGTGCTCTACCACCGCGGCCGCCCCTCGAAGTGGCTGGGCCGTGGCCAGCACCAGGTGTGGCTGGTGGACACCGTGAAGGTGGAGCGCATGGACACGTCCAGCGTGGCCACCGTCCCGTTGCGTGACGACGTGCGCGCCCTCGTGCCCGCCAACGACTACGTGGAGGCCATGGCCGCCGAGGGCAGCGTGGTGCTGCGCTATGTGGACGGCGCGCTCGACGCGGTGCTCCCCGCCGGCCGCCATGCCGCGTGGACGGTGGCGCGCAAGGTCCAGCTCGCCGCCATCGACCTGCGCGAGCGCCTGCTCCATGTGACGGGCCAGGAGGTGATGACGAAGGACCGCGTGACGCTGCGCCTCAACCTGTCCACGGCCTTCCGCGTGGCGGACGCGCGCCGCCTCGCGGTGGTCGCCCGCACGCCGGATGACATCCTCTACCTGGCCATGCAGTTGGCGGCCCGTGAGGCGGTGGCCTCCCGCACGCTGGATGAGCTGCTCGCCTCGCGCGAGGTCGTCGCCGAGGGCCTCTTCGCCGAGGTGAAGGGCCGCGCCGAGTCGGTGGGCCTGGAGCTCTTGCGCTTCGGCATCAAGGACATCGTGCTCCCGGGTGAGATGAAGGAGCTGCTCAACCGCGTCATCCAGGCCCAGAAGGAGGCCGAGGCGAACGTCATCACCCGCCGCGAGGAGACGGCCGCCACGCGCTCGATGGCGCAGACGGCGAAGGTGCTCGCGGAGAACCCGCTGCTCGTGCGCCTCAAGGAGCTCGAGGCGTACAAGGACCTCGCCGCCAAGGTCGGCCAGGTCCACCTCGTCCTCGGCGAGGGCGCGGTGCCCTCGCTCCAGCTCAAGGGCTGA
- a CDS encoding acyl-CoA dehydrogenase, protein MSSSTNHYIPNLRDIEFNLFEFLDIGRTSLGHAPFGDLDETAARQLLETFALLCKNELAPSFDESEHTPPKLENGEVTLPPGLKKSMSAYFDAGMHLMEQPTHLGGMGAPPTLTWATFELMVGANASLAFYTLGNLVARVIDRLGTESQKRRFLPHMVDRRWGGSMVLTEPDAGSDVGAARTKARPVGGDLWEIEGVKRFITNGDSDMNENIIHMVLARPEGAPPGTKGLSLFVVPKYWVNEDGSLGELNGVVCTKLEKKMGLKGSVTCEMTFGDGQPSRGILLGEVHDGIRQMFHIIEQARMAVGVKSMAALSAGYQRALAFSKDRLQGADLMQARNKAAPRVPIFQHPDVRRMLMAQKAYSEGMRALCLFTASVQDGVEVKGGHRATEAGELDTLNDMLLPLVKGYCSEKVYELLALSLQVHGGSGYLTDYPVEQYIRDQKIDTLYEGTTHIQALDLLMRKVARDGGATLQGLLSQIRQTAEGDLGGGELQTERAALGKALGELEMMLGTLMGKLGESVYHVGLQGNRVLAAVAEVVIGWLLVRHAGVALERMKSNPADKAFYVGKLASARWYCAEVLPGLAHAARMVEAGTLDLMDVPEESY, encoded by the coding sequence ATGTCGTCGTCGACGAATCACTACATCCCCAACCTTCGCGATATCGAATTCAACCTCTTCGAGTTCCTCGATATCGGCCGCACCTCGTTGGGACACGCGCCCTTCGGCGACCTCGATGAAACAGCGGCCCGGCAGCTCCTCGAGACGTTCGCCCTGCTGTGCAAGAACGAGCTGGCGCCCTCCTTCGACGAGTCCGAGCACACGCCGCCCAAGCTGGAGAACGGCGAGGTGACGCTGCCCCCCGGGCTCAAGAAGTCGATGTCGGCCTACTTCGACGCCGGGATGCACCTGATGGAGCAGCCGACGCACCTGGGCGGCATGGGCGCGCCGCCGACGCTGACCTGGGCCACCTTCGAGCTGATGGTGGGCGCCAACGCCTCGCTGGCCTTCTACACGCTGGGCAACCTGGTCGCGCGGGTCATCGACCGGTTGGGGACGGAGTCGCAGAAGCGCCGCTTCCTGCCGCACATGGTGGACCGACGCTGGGGCGGCTCCATGGTGCTCACGGAGCCGGACGCCGGCAGCGACGTGGGCGCCGCGCGCACCAAGGCACGTCCCGTGGGCGGCGACCTGTGGGAGATCGAGGGCGTCAAGCGATTCATCACCAACGGCGACTCGGACATGAACGAGAACATCATCCACATGGTGCTCGCGCGTCCGGAAGGCGCGCCTCCGGGCACCAAGGGACTGTCCCTGTTCGTGGTGCCCAAGTACTGGGTGAACGAGGACGGCAGCCTGGGTGAGCTCAACGGCGTCGTCTGCACCAAGCTGGAGAAGAAGATGGGGCTGAAGGGCTCCGTCACCTGCGAGATGACCTTCGGCGACGGTCAGCCCTCGCGCGGTATCCTCCTGGGCGAGGTCCACGACGGCATCCGCCAGATGTTCCACATCATCGAGCAGGCGCGCATGGCGGTGGGCGTGAAGTCCATGGCCGCGCTGTCCGCGGGCTATCAGCGCGCGCTGGCCTTCTCGAAGGACCGGCTCCAGGGCGCCGACCTGATGCAGGCGCGCAACAAGGCGGCGCCGCGCGTGCCCATCTTCCAGCACCCGGATGTACGCCGCATGCTGATGGCGCAGAAGGCGTACTCGGAAGGGATGCGCGCGTTGTGTCTCTTCACCGCCTCCGTGCAGGACGGCGTGGAGGTGAAGGGCGGCCACCGCGCCACCGAGGCCGGTGAGCTGGACACGCTCAACGACATGCTGCTGCCCCTGGTGAAGGGCTACTGCTCGGAGAAGGTGTACGAGCTGCTCGCGCTATCGCTGCAGGTCCATGGCGGCTCGGGCTACCTGACGGACTACCCGGTGGAGCAGTACATCCGGGACCAGAAGATCGACACGCTCTACGAGGGCACCACGCACATCCAGGCGTTGGACCTGCTCATGCGCAAGGTGGCGCGCGATGGCGGCGCGACGCTCCAGGGCTTGCTCTCGCAGATTCGCCAGACGGCCGAGGGCGACCTGGGCGGCGGCGAGCTCCAGACCGAGCGCGCCGCGCTGGGCAAGGCGCTGGGCGAGCTGGAGATGATGCTCGGCACGCTGATGGGGAAGTTGGGCGAGTCCGTCTACCACGTGGGCCTGCAGGGCAACCGCGTGCTGGCCGCCGTGGCGGAGGTGGTCATCGGCTGGCTGCTGGTGCGTCACGCGGGCGTGGCGCTGGAGCGGATGAAGAGCAACCCCGCCGACAAGGCCTTCTACGTGGGCAAGCTCGCGAGCGCGCGCTGGTACTGCGCGGAAGTCCTCCCCGGCCTCGCGCACGCCGCGCGCATGGTGGAGGCCGGCACGCTGGACCTGATGGACGTCCCCGAAGAGTCGTACTGA